Proteins from one Oscillatoria nigro-viridis PCC 7112 genomic window:
- a CDS encoding methyltransferase domain-containing protein, with the protein MTSTLYQQIQQLYDASSGLWEQVWGEHMHHGYYGPDGNLKKERRQAQIDLIEELLAWAGVPSEKALCESYRILDVGCGIGGSTLYLTEKFSSIAQNNLKLDGGVDREGSRSPELNKTGASVTATGITLSPVQANRATERAKIADAQSNVNFLVADALNMPFPDESFDLVWSLESGEHMPDKIKFLQECCRVLKPGGTLILATWCHRPVGETAGELTDEERKELAEIYRVYALPYVISLPEYEEIVRSLPLTSIRTADWSKAVAPFWDVVIDSALTPSAIWGLLTSGWTTIQAALALGLMSRGYQSGLIRFGLICAVK; encoded by the coding sequence ATGACATCAACACTTTACCAGCAAATTCAGCAACTTTACGACGCTTCTAGCGGTTTGTGGGAGCAGGTGTGGGGCGAACATATGCACCACGGTTACTACGGCCCGGATGGCAATTTGAAAAAAGAGCGCCGACAGGCTCAGATAGATTTGATAGAAGAACTGCTGGCATGGGCTGGAGTACCCTCAGAGAAGGCACTGTGTGAATCTTACCGCATTCTGGATGTCGGTTGCGGGATCGGTGGCAGCACGCTGTATTTGACCGAAAAGTTTAGTTCGATCGCTCAAAATAATTTAAAGTTGGATGGCGGGGTCGATCGAGAGGGTAGCCGATCGCCCGAACTCAACAAAACGGGCGCTAGCGTTACAGCTACCGGGATTACTCTGAGTCCGGTACAGGCCAACAGAGCGACCGAACGCGCTAAAATTGCCGATGCTCAAAGCAATGTGAATTTTTTAGTGGCCGATGCTTTGAATATGCCTTTTCCTGACGAGTCATTCGACTTGGTTTGGTCGCTCGAAAGCGGAGAACATATGCCAGACAAAATTAAGTTTTTGCAGGAATGCTGCCGCGTACTCAAGCCGGGAGGAACTTTGATTTTGGCAACTTGGTGTCACCGCCCGGTGGGAGAAACGGCGGGTGAATTAACTGATGAAGAGAGAAAGGAATTGGCAGAAATTTACCGGGTTTATGCTTTGCCTTACGTGATTTCTTTGCCGGAATACGAGGAAATTGTTCGCAGTTTGCCTTTGACAAGTATTCGCACCGCTGATTGGTCAAAAGCTGTTGCTCCTTTTTGGGATGTGGTGATCGATTCTGCTTTGACTCCGAGCGCGATTTGGGGTTTGCTAACTAGCGGTTGGACTACTATTCAAGCAGCACTTGCTCTGGGATTGATGAGCCGTGGATATCAGAGCGGGTTGATTCGTTTTGGGCTGATTTGTGCTGTAAAATAA
- a CDS encoding TrkH family potassium uptake protein, with translation MTVSRTIALGFLAVILAGALLLMMPFSTIDGTWSDPITALFTSTSAVCVTGLSVVDVGKYYSFWGQLCLVLLVQIGGLGYMTATTFLLLLLGRRFGLKDKVALQQSLDKSGLAGVVQLVQSILATTLLFELTGVFLLMTVFVPQYGFKEGVWSAIFHSVNSFNNAGFSIYSDNLSGYISSPMVNFTVGGLIIFGGIGYQVIMEMYLWLRDRFNKSPICTVFSLNFKVVTTTTAVLLILGTLAFLVLEYDNPDTLGALNFPQKLMAAWFQSVTPRTAGFNTISIGQMTEASLFLTIALMFIGASPGSTGGGIKTTTFRILFCCTTAVIEGQEEVECYQRQIPPAMILKTISVVFGSLLVAFTSAILIELTNPQVEFIAALYEAVSAFATVGLSTGITPTLSAIGKLILIATMYIGRVGVLLLISAAFGDPKPRSFKYAEESLLVG, from the coding sequence ATGACTGTCTCGCGAACCATTGCTTTGGGCTTTCTCGCTGTCATCCTCGCAGGTGCTCTATTACTGATGATGCCATTTTCCACAATTGATGGAACTTGGAGCGATCCAATAACAGCACTGTTTACCTCTACTTCCGCTGTCTGCGTCACGGGATTGTCGGTTGTGGATGTGGGAAAATATTACTCTTTTTGGGGGCAACTGTGCCTAGTTTTACTGGTGCAAATAGGAGGCTTGGGCTACATGACAGCCACGACTTTCTTGCTGCTGTTACTGGGCCGCCGCTTTGGCTTGAAAGACAAAGTTGCCCTGCAACAATCTCTCGACAAATCCGGGCTAGCCGGCGTAGTACAACTCGTGCAGTCAATTCTAGCAACAACGCTTTTGTTTGAATTAACAGGAGTGTTTTTGCTGATGACGGTTTTCGTCCCCCAATACGGATTTAAAGAGGGTGTGTGGTCGGCTATATTTCACAGCGTTAATTCCTTTAACAACGCCGGTTTTAGCATCTATTCAGATAATTTGAGCGGCTACATCAGTTCGCCTATGGTTAACTTCACAGTCGGGGGTTTAATCATATTTGGGGGAATCGGCTATCAAGTAATTATGGAAATGTACCTGTGGCTGCGCGATCGCTTCAACAAAAGCCCTATCTGCACAGTTTTTTCCCTGAACTTCAAAGTTGTTACCACTACAACGGCTGTCCTTTTAATTTTAGGAACCCTAGCCTTTTTGGTGCTGGAATACGACAACCCAGACACTTTGGGCGCTCTAAATTTCCCTCAAAAGCTGATGGCAGCTTGGTTTCAATCTGTTACTCCCCGCACGGCGGGGTTCAATACAATTAGCATTGGCCAAATGACCGAAGCATCGCTATTTCTGACGATCGCGCTGATGTTTATCGGCGCCAGTCCTGGCAGCACCGGCGGCGGAATTAAAACCACAACTTTTAGGATATTGTTTTGCTGTACCACAGCAGTTATCGAAGGCCAGGAAGAGGTGGAGTGCTATCAGCGTCAAATTCCGCCAGCAATGATTCTAAAAACCATTAGCGTAGTCTTCGGTTCCCTGTTGGTCGCATTCACATCTGCAATTTTAATCGAGCTGACCAATCCCCAAGTAGAATTTATCGCAGCGCTGTATGAAGCAGTTTCAGCTTTTGCCACGGTCGGTCTTTCCACTGGGATTACACCCACGCTTTCAGCGATCGGTAAGTTGATTTTGATTGCTACAATGTACATAGGTAGGGTTGGGGTGCTGCTGCTGATAAGTGCTGCATTCGGCGATCCAAAACCCAGGTCTTTTAAGTATGCTGAGGAAAGTTTGTTAGTGGGATAA
- a CDS encoding potassium channel family protein produces MNLSSLNFFRTLRADNKQFAVIGLGRFGKAVCSTLHGLGYEVLGVDTDEKKVTQALNDRIAAHVVQLDSTEPSALAEAGIFEFETVIVAIGNYLAESITTTLNLKEGGVSHVIAKASSETHLKVLKKVGADHVVFPEREMGCSLARVLTQPSILERFDLDPDHSIVELLVPEKFDGKTISELELRRRYGLNLLAVGRADKFEINPQPSERLRKGEVMVVVGSNKDINRLPI; encoded by the coding sequence GTGAACCTGTCATCTTTGAATTTTTTTCGCACTTTGCGCGCCGACAACAAGCAGTTTGCAGTTATTGGTTTGGGACGCTTCGGCAAAGCTGTGTGTTCGACTCTGCACGGCTTGGGTTACGAAGTCTTGGGAGTTGACACCGATGAAAAAAAAGTAACTCAAGCTTTGAACGATCGTATTGCTGCTCACGTTGTGCAGTTAGATTCTACTGAGCCTAGCGCTCTGGCGGAAGCCGGTATATTTGAATTTGAAACAGTGATAGTTGCGATCGGCAATTACCTAGCAGAAAGCATTACCACCACCCTAAATCTTAAGGAAGGGGGGGTAAGTCACGTAATAGCCAAAGCTTCTTCGGAAACTCACTTAAAAGTGTTGAAAAAAGTCGGTGCAGATCATGTAGTTTTTCCAGAACGAGAAATGGGCTGCTCTTTAGCCCGGGTTCTTACACAACCCAGCATTTTAGAACGGTTTGACCTCGACCCAGATCACAGCATCGTTGAGTTGCTCGTTCCTGAAAAGTTTGACGGTAAAACCATCTCCGAATTGGAACTCCGGCGCAGGTATGGTTTGAACTTGCTAGCAGTCGGTCGCGCCGACAAGTTCGAGATCAATCCGCAGCCCAGCGAACGCTTGAGAAAGGGCGAGGTGATGGTAGTAGTTGGTTCTAATAAAGATATCAATCGCTTGCCAATTTAA
- a CDS encoding sulfite oxidase-like oxidoreductase, which yields MLGKFFRKPESENIDRVPPGQYLANGFPVLTYGDTPSVSIESWEFKVWGLAKPQTFTWSDFQTMPQSNFTADFHCVTRWSKLDVQWTGVKVTDFMNYIEVDPKALHVLEHCYGGYTTNIAIADFLREENFFAHTVFGEPLSADHGGPMRLVVPHLYAWKSAKWINGLEFTETEELGFWERNGYHRRGEPWAEERYSGLF from the coding sequence ATGCTGGGCAAATTTTTTCGCAAGCCAGAATCAGAAAACATCGATCGCGTCCCCCCGGGTCAATACCTCGCCAACGGCTTTCCCGTGCTGACCTACGGCGATACACCCTCCGTCAGTATTGAGAGTTGGGAATTTAAAGTCTGGGGATTGGCAAAACCACAAACCTTCACTTGGTCGGACTTCCAGACCATGCCCCAAAGTAACTTTACTGCGGATTTTCACTGCGTCACCAGGTGGTCAAAACTCGACGTGCAGTGGACGGGAGTCAAAGTCACAGATTTTATGAACTACATAGAAGTCGATCCGAAAGCTCTGCACGTCCTGGAACACTGCTACGGCGGCTACACCACTAACATTGCGATCGCCGACTTCCTCCGAGAAGAAAACTTTTTCGCCCACACCGTCTTCGGCGAACCTCTATCCGCAGACCACGGCGGTCCAATGCGGCTCGTAGTTCCCCACTTGTACGCTTGGAAAAGCGCTAAATGGATTAACGGGCTGGAGTTTACAGAAACTGAAGAACTCGGTTTTTGGGAACGCAACGGCTACCACCGGCGGGGCGAACCTTGGGCAGAGGAACGCTACAGCGGTCTGTTTTGA
- a CDS encoding PEP-CTERM sorting domain-containing protein (PEP-CTERM proteins occur, often in large numbers, in the proteomes of bacteria that also encode an exosortase, a predicted intramembrane cysteine proteinase. The presence of a PEP-CTERM domain at a protein's C-terminus predicts cleavage within the sorting domain, followed by covalent anchoring to some some component of the (usually Gram-negative) cell surface. Many PEP-CTERM proteins exhibit an unusual sequence composition that includes large numbers of potential glycosylation sites. Expression of one such protein has been shown restore the ability of a bacterium to form floc, a type of biofilm.): protein MNTKLLSALTATAAATALFGAGAPAQAFSFSTNGITFSQDTSVKFNFKQSHGMYQSSLGIYSVKDSAATLVSTLFSETKSSDNEWENEWKGTLGNTVLGSGSAVFTFLANQVYTLGLDSGWGGSVYSTSALNSGSQQAVFGAQSQLWDALDKETTNVFQAAGQFTNGYASLFNGGTLIGFDDRGNNNDADFQDFTVSAEAVPEPMTMTGLALGLGGLVAARRRRASKTTS, encoded by the coding sequence ATGAATACCAAACTCTTATCGGCCCTCACAGCTACCGCAGCCGCCACAGCTCTGTTTGGCGCCGGAGCCCCAGCTCAAGCCTTCTCCTTTAGTACCAACGGCATCACATTCAGCCAAGATACAAGCGTCAAGTTTAACTTCAAACAATCTCACGGAATGTACCAATCCTCTTTGGGAATCTACAGCGTGAAGGACTCGGCTGCCACTCTAGTTAGCACCCTGTTTTCGGAAACTAAATCCTCAGACAACGAGTGGGAAAACGAATGGAAAGGAACTCTGGGCAATACAGTCTTGGGTTCTGGCTCGGCAGTATTCACATTCCTGGCAAATCAAGTTTACACTTTGGGACTCGACAGCGGCTGGGGTGGCAGTGTCTACTCGACCTCAGCGTTGAACAGCGGCAGCCAGCAAGCAGTTTTTGGCGCGCAATCGCAACTGTGGGACGCACTCGACAAAGAAACCACGAACGTCTTCCAAGCAGCCGGACAATTCACAAACGGATACGCTTCTCTGTTTAACGGAGGCACGCTAATTGGCTTCGACGATCGCGGTAACAACAACGACGCAGACTTCCAAGACTTCACAGTCAGCGCAGAAGCAGTTCCCGAACCGATGACAATGACTGGTTTGGCTCTCGGTTTGGGTGGCTTGGTTGCAGCGCGCCGTCGCCGCGCTAGCAAAACGACTTCATGA
- a CDS encoding ISAzo13 family transposase, whose translation MKLTEHAKSLYIETAKKLKGTDRRQFMASVVKDLGIGGQTLVERELGWNRRTIRKGMKELKSGEPIVDGFKRSGRKRVETKLPNLLKDITSLVDPHSQTDPSFKSTRLYTRMTANEVRRQLIKQFGYSDEELPSAETIRRRLNDLGYTLKRVLKTKPVKKIPETSAIFEQLEQVNTAADNNPNTLRISIDAKASVKIGEFDRGGKNRTPTIAVDHDFSTQSSVIPYGIFLPEYNELFLFFVTSKLTADCIVDLLESWWQTVKHRFSHIQKLVINQDNGPENHSRRTQFMKRILDFSQQSQLTLQLAYYPPYHSKYNPIERCFGWLEKHWNGSLLDTVETVVNFAKTLTFKDKNPVVTLVETIYSTGVKLSELAMAEIETQIHRLPNLHKWFVEIFAKPT comes from the coding sequence ATGAAACTGACCGAACACGCCAAATCTCTTTACATCGAAACAGCTAAAAAACTCAAGGGGACAGACAGACGACAATTCATGGCATCGGTAGTCAAAGATTTAGGAATAGGTGGACAAACGTTAGTAGAACGGGAGTTAGGATGGAATAGACGGACCATCCGTAAAGGGATGAAAGAATTGAAAAGTGGTGAGCCAATTGTCGATGGTTTCAAGCGCAGTGGACGAAAGCGGGTTGAAACAAAATTACCCAACTTATTGAAAGATATTACATCGTTAGTAGACCCACACAGTCAAACTGATCCTAGCTTTAAGAGTACACGATTATATACGCGCATGACTGCCAATGAAGTCCGTCGTCAATTAATTAAACAATTTGGTTATAGTGATGAAGAACTACCGAGCGCCGAAACAATTAGAAGAAGATTGAATGATTTGGGTTATACCTTAAAACGAGTTTTGAAAACTAAACCAGTCAAAAAAATCCCCGAGACCTCAGCCATTTTTGAACAACTTGAACAAGTCAATACAGCAGCCGATAATAACCCAAATACTCTCCGAATTTCCATTGATGCCAAAGCTTCCGTCAAGATTGGAGAATTTGATAGAGGTGGTAAAAATCGGACGCCAACTATTGCAGTTGACCACGATTTTTCGACTCAATCAAGTGTGATTCCCTATGGTATTTTTCTGCCTGAGTACAATGAGCTATTTTTATTCTTCGTTACTTCTAAGTTGACGGCTGATTGTATAGTTGACTTACTTGAAAGTTGGTGGCAAACTGTTAAACACCGTTTTAGTCACATTCAAAAATTGGTCATCAATCAGGATAATGGACCGGAAAATCATTCTCGTCGTACTCAGTTTATGAAACGAATTTTAGATTTTTCCCAACAATCTCAACTGACGTTACAATTAGCTTATTATCCGCCCTATCATAGTAAATATAACCCAATAGAACGTTGTTTTGGTTGGTTAGAAAAGCATTGGAATGGTAGTTTACTTGACACTGTTGAGACTGTTGTAAATTTCGCCAAAACTCTCACATTTAAGGATAAAAATCCAGTGGTGACATTGGTAGAAACAATTTACTCCACAGGAGTTAAACTTTCGGAGTTAGCTATGGCAGAAATTGAAACCCAGATTCATCGTCTCCCCAATCTTCACAAATGGTTTGTAGAAATTTTCGCTAAACCCACATAG
- a CDS encoding mechanosensitive ion channel family protein: protein MKYMISLSVEYSINEGLEKSEISQRSIIGLKFLSSNLTMGVIIQHIQTSLLNLLGQAIEVMPSIAAAVVVLVLTNTAAKFVRRTISAATQQTVKSLSLRSLLVQIAFALTWAAGSLRACVIAFPAWRAADIISWLGLGSVGISFAFPDIFKYFLAEILLLLREPLQLGDRIIVEGFEGTVEKILLRSTQIISDRGERFIVPKAIVFTNSVRVLTTIPHRRTNLRLILACDTDLPEQWKPWLKLLPKLKAFCPKELQKLILQALRDLHKKNDPIAMWV, encoded by the coding sequence ATGAAATATATGATATCATTGTCTGTTGAATATAGCATAAACGAGGGTCTGGAAAAATCAGAAATTAGCCAGCGATCGATTATTGGTCTAAAATTTTTGAGTTCAAATTTAACAATGGGTGTGATAATTCAACACATCCAAACTAGCTTGTTAAACCTGTTGGGTCAAGCGATCGAGGTAATGCCGTCAATAGCAGCGGCTGTGGTAGTTCTGGTGCTGACGAACACCGCAGCGAAGTTTGTTCGCCGAACAATCTCGGCAGCTACTCAACAGACTGTCAAAAGTTTGTCCTTGCGATCGCTATTGGTGCAGATAGCCTTTGCCCTCACTTGGGCTGCTGGCAGTTTGAGGGCCTGCGTGATTGCGTTCCCAGCTTGGCGGGCTGCAGATATCATCAGTTGGTTAGGACTTGGTTCAGTAGGGATTAGTTTCGCGTTCCCAGACATCTTCAAATACTTTTTAGCGGAAATATTGTTGCTGTTGCGCGAACCGTTGCAATTGGGCGATCGGATAATTGTAGAAGGCTTTGAAGGTACTGTTGAAAAGATTTTGCTGCGTTCAACTCAAATTATTAGCGATCGGGGAGAGCGATTTATCGTGCCGAAGGCGATCGTATTTACCAATTCAGTGCGGGTACTAACAACCATTCCACACAGGCGAACCAACCTGCGTTTAATTTTAGCCTGCGATACCGACCTTCCCGAGCAATGGAAACCTTGGTTAAAGCTATTGCCGAAGTTGAAGGCGTTTTGTCCCAAAGAACTCCAGAAGTTGATACTTCAGGCATTAAGAGACCTCCACAAAAAGAATGATCCAATAGCTATGTGGGTTTAG
- a CDS encoding DedA family protein yields the protein MNFDLQQLIKTFGYLGIWAIVFAESGLLFGFFMPGDSLLFTAGIVAAAPDSLNTWTLIFGAFVCAVAGDNVGYAMGHRWGRRLFQKEDSWLFKKEYLEKTEKFYEKHGQKAVVLARFMPIVRTFAPIVAGVAAMKYKTFMFYNLVGGFVWTVGITLLGYYFGKMIPPDRVDKYLLPIVCGIIVLSFVPSIIHIIQERHANKKD from the coding sequence ATGAATTTTGATTTGCAGCAACTGATTAAAACCTTTGGCTATTTGGGGATTTGGGCTATTGTGTTCGCAGAATCCGGATTGCTGTTCGGTTTTTTTATGCCAGGAGACAGCTTGCTGTTTACTGCTGGAATTGTCGCTGCTGCGCCCGACTCTCTGAATACTTGGACGCTAATTTTTGGGGCTTTTGTCTGCGCGGTGGCTGGTGATAATGTTGGCTATGCAATGGGACACCGTTGGGGCCGTCGCTTATTTCAGAAGGAAGATTCGTGGCTGTTTAAGAAAGAATATTTAGAAAAAACCGAAAAATTCTACGAAAAACACGGTCAAAAAGCAGTTGTACTGGCGAGATTTATGCCAATTGTCCGCACTTTTGCGCCGATAGTGGCGGGAGTGGCGGCAATGAAATACAAAACTTTTATGTTTTATAACCTCGTCGGCGGGTTTGTGTGGACAGTGGGGATAACTCTGCTGGGTTATTATTTCGGAAAAATGATTCCTCCCGATCGAGTTGACAAATATTTACTGCCGATTGTTTGTGGAATAATTGTACTTTCTTTTGTGCCTTCTATTATTCATATAATTCAAGAACGCCACGCTAACAAAAAAGATTGA
- the ahcY gene encoding adenosylhomocysteinase, producing the protein MVATSVKIKHEVKDLSLAPLGKQRIEWAGREMPVLRQIQERFAKEKPFAGIRLAACCHVTTETAHLAIAIKLGGGDAVLIASNPLSTQDDVAACLVEDYGISVFALKGEDAATYERHVYTALDHRPNIIIDDGSDVVAALIQHRPNQISDLIGTTEETTTGIVRLRAMLKDGVLTFPAMNVNDADTKHFFDNRYGTGQSTLDGIIRATNILLAGKNIVVAGYGWCGKGTALRARGMGANVIVTEIDPIRAIEAVMDGFRVMPMDEAATVGDIFITVTGNKHVIRAEHFESMKDGAIVCNSGHFDIEIDLKSLGAKSTDVKTVRSFTQEYHLNNGKSIIVLGEGRLINLAAAEGHPSAVMDMSFANQALACEYLVTNKGKLEPGIHSIPVEVDKEIARLKLEAMGIHIDTLTAEQIEYTNSWTSGT; encoded by the coding sequence ATGGTTGCTACATCCGTCAAGATTAAACACGAAGTCAAAGACTTGTCCCTCGCCCCCTTGGGAAAGCAACGCATTGAGTGGGCCGGCCGGGAAATGCCGGTTTTGCGACAAATTCAAGAACGCTTCGCTAAAGAAAAGCCTTTCGCTGGCATTCGCTTGGCTGCTTGCTGCCACGTAACCACAGAAACCGCTCATTTGGCGATCGCCATCAAACTCGGCGGTGGCGACGCCGTACTGATCGCCAGCAACCCCTTGAGCACTCAAGATGACGTAGCGGCTTGCTTAGTTGAAGACTACGGCATTTCCGTCTTCGCCCTCAAAGGAGAAGACGCGGCTACCTACGAACGTCACGTCTACACAGCCCTAGACCACCGCCCCAATATTATTATCGACGACGGCAGCGACGTGGTAGCGGCCCTGATCCAGCACCGCCCGAACCAAATTTCCGACTTAATTGGAACTACCGAAGAAACTACCACAGGCATCGTGCGCCTGCGAGCCATGTTGAAAGACGGCGTGCTGACTTTCCCCGCAATGAACGTCAACGACGCCGACACCAAGCACTTCTTTGACAACCGCTACGGCACCGGTCAATCTACCCTAGACGGCATTATCCGCGCTACCAATATTTTGTTAGCCGGTAAAAATATTGTGGTTGCAGGTTACGGTTGGTGCGGCAAAGGCACGGCACTGCGCGCCCGCGGTATGGGTGCTAACGTAATTGTCACCGAAATCGATCCGATTCGGGCGATCGAAGCAGTGATGGACGGTTTCCGCGTCATGCCGATGGACGAAGCAGCAACAGTCGGAGATATATTCATTACCGTTACCGGCAACAAACACGTCATTCGTGCCGAACATTTCGAGAGCATGAAAGACGGCGCAATTGTTTGCAATTCCGGTCACTTCGACATTGAAATTGACCTCAAATCCCTCGGCGCAAAAAGCACCGACGTGAAAACAGTCCGGTCTTTCACTCAAGAATATCACCTCAATAATGGCAAGTCGATTATTGTGTTGGGCGAAGGCCGTTTGATCAACTTGGCAGCAGCCGAAGGACACCCCAGCGCCGTGATGGATATGAGCTTTGCTAACCAAGCTTTAGCCTGCGAATATCTAGTTACGAACAAAGGCAAACTAGAGCCTGGTATTCACTCAATTCCCGTGGAAGTTGACAAAGAAATTGCCCGTCTCAAATTGGAAGCAATGGGTATTCACATTGATACCTTGACTGCCGAACAAATTGAGTACACAAACTCTTGGACTTCGGGCACTTAA
- a CDS encoding DedA family protein has translation MVEWITNTMQSMGYLGIGLLMFLENLFPPIPSELIMPLAGFTVSKGGMEFAPAIAAGVIGTVLGALPWYYAGKLLSEERLRNLADKYGKWITVSGADIDKANRWFNRHGNKAVFLCRLVPGVRTLISLPAGINNMRLIPFLLYSTGGTILWVSFLTFAGYKLGENYALVDEYLAPVSKIVVVIIVIWCILWIVKKNMQKE, from the coding sequence ATGGTTGAATGGATAACTAACACAATGCAGTCGATGGGCTATCTCGGAATTGGGCTGTTGATGTTTTTAGAAAATCTTTTCCCGCCCATCCCCTCAGAATTGATTATGCCGCTGGCAGGATTCACGGTATCGAAGGGCGGAATGGAGTTTGCACCGGCGATCGCAGCAGGGGTAATCGGTACAGTTCTGGGAGCACTTCCCTGGTACTATGCGGGTAAATTATTGAGCGAAGAACGCTTGAGGAATTTAGCCGACAAATACGGCAAATGGATTACTGTATCAGGCGCCGATATCGACAAAGCAAATAGATGGTTTAACAGACACGGCAACAAAGCCGTGTTTTTGTGTCGCCTCGTACCGGGAGTTCGTACCCTGATTTCCCTGCCCGCTGGCATCAACAATATGCGTTTAATTCCTTTTTTACTCTACTCAACAGGCGGCACTATTTTGTGGGTAAGTTTTCTCACTTTTGCCGGATATAAACTGGGGGAAAATTATGCACTTGTAGATGAATATCTGGCCCCGGTTTCCAAAATAGTTGTCGTGATTATAGTCATCTGGTGTATTTTGTGGATTGTGAAGAAGAATATGCAAAAAGAATAA